The following are encoded in a window of Salinibacter ruber DSM 13855 genomic DNA:
- a CDS encoding alpha/beta fold hydrolase has product MTDSNLNVEVRGRPENPPVLLLHGWGRSLQDLRPLTQALTDAYWTHAVDLPGHGASPPPPEPWGVSEHAQLLHDYIRREIQSSVTVVGHSNGGRIALYMAGTPAHASAVSRLALISPSGVEPERAWAYHLRSGLATALKAPVQALPSSLQAPAEDWLRHSLAWRLLGSADYNAQDGVMRETFVKTVNDHLDEELVRIRVPTLLFWGTEDEAVSRRQMEVMTSKIDDCGLVELDGAGHFGHLDRPDTVQAGLRHFLENS; this is encoded by the coding sequence GTGACGGATTCCAATTTGAACGTCGAGGTTCGGGGGCGCCCCGAGAATCCTCCGGTCCTTCTGCTGCACGGCTGGGGCCGGAGCCTACAGGACCTACGCCCCCTCACTCAGGCCCTCACCGACGCCTACTGGACGCACGCCGTAGACCTGCCGGGGCACGGTGCCTCTCCCCCACCCCCTGAGCCCTGGGGGGTTTCCGAGCACGCACAGTTGCTCCACGACTACATCCGAAGGGAGATTCAGTCCAGCGTCACGGTGGTCGGCCACTCGAATGGGGGGCGCATCGCGCTGTACATGGCCGGCACCCCGGCGCACGCGTCCGCGGTCAGCCGGCTCGCGCTCATCAGCCCCTCGGGGGTTGAGCCCGAGCGGGCATGGGCCTATCACCTGCGGTCGGGGCTGGCCACGGCCCTGAAGGCCCCCGTGCAGGCCCTTCCGTCGTCCCTCCAGGCCCCGGCCGAGGACTGGCTCCGCCATTCGCTCGCCTGGCGCCTGCTCGGCTCCGCCGACTACAACGCCCAGGACGGCGTCATGCGCGAGACGTTCGTCAAGACCGTGAACGATCACCTCGACGAGGAACTGGTGCGCATTCGGGTTCCGACCCTCCTGTTCTGGGGCACCGAGGACGAGGCGGTTTCACGGCGGCAGATGGAGGTGATGACCTCGAAGATTGACGACTGCGGGCTCGTGGAGCTCGACGGCGCCGGCCACTTCGGGCATCTCGACCGGCCGGACACGGTCCAGGCCGGGCTCCGTCATTTCCTGGAGAACTCGTAG
- a CDS encoding UDP-N-acetylmuramoyl-tripeptide--D-alanyl-D-alanine ligase, which yields MTSALIFFGVVATLFAGWRAGRRVRFFLHIFQLETYKFGRYGRWLAGHVPSLIVRPSHGVGAAALAGGGLVASVAAPKWGVLAVLLVWPMAFISSRRYRSDQEKKPLAFTDRMVRLAIPTALLALLPVASGGLYGWALRSPTGVLWYLGGFLAADLGAPLWVALGAALMHPVETAIQRGFKRQARRRLQTRSDLSVVGITGSYGKTSTKFIVAELLRQKYNVYATPSSYNTPMGLCLAVNEHLKPEHQVLVLEYGIRYPGDMDELCDIAEPDASVVTTIGVAHLETMGSQDRIAAEKGVLVERTAPDGPAVLNADDERVAAMAERAAGPVWRISTEGHPDADITADDIRYDTGGTAFDVTDDTGTTVTFETQLLGRHNVLNVLLAVAVGRSMGLRLRQMAHAVRRVEPIEHRLQLRSRGDVTIIDDAFNSNPVGARNAVEILSEMDGGKRVIVTPGMVELGDRQWTENKDFGVVLAQHDLDLVVLVGEEQTAPIQAGLSEGGAPAERIMVVDSLAEAQEILERRLGPGDVVLYENDLPDQYSV from the coding sequence ATGACGAGCGCGCTCATTTTTTTCGGCGTCGTCGCCACCCTGTTCGCCGGGTGGCGGGCCGGACGCCGGGTCCGGTTTTTCCTCCACATCTTCCAGCTGGAGACGTATAAGTTTGGCCGGTACGGGCGCTGGCTGGCCGGCCACGTGCCGTCGCTGATCGTGCGTCCCTCCCACGGCGTGGGGGCCGCCGCACTCGCGGGAGGCGGGCTCGTCGCTTCCGTCGCCGCCCCGAAATGGGGCGTGCTCGCCGTCCTCCTGGTGTGGCCCATGGCGTTCATTTCGTCGCGCCGCTACCGGAGCGACCAGGAGAAAAAGCCCCTCGCGTTCACGGACCGCATGGTGCGCCTCGCCATCCCCACGGCCCTGCTGGCCCTGCTCCCTGTCGCCTCCGGGGGCCTGTACGGATGGGCCCTTAGGTCCCCGACAGGCGTGCTGTGGTACCTGGGCGGCTTCCTCGCGGCCGACCTCGGGGCGCCCCTGTGGGTGGCCCTGGGCGCCGCCCTCATGCACCCCGTCGAAACGGCCATCCAGCGAGGCTTCAAGCGGCAGGCCCGGCGCCGCCTCCAGACGCGCTCGGACCTCTCCGTGGTCGGCATTACGGGCTCGTACGGCAAGACGAGCACGAAATTTATCGTCGCCGAGCTCCTCCGACAGAAGTACAACGTGTACGCCACGCCGAGCTCCTACAACACCCCCATGGGGCTCTGCCTCGCCGTCAACGAGCACCTAAAGCCCGAGCACCAGGTGCTGGTGCTGGAGTACGGCATTCGCTACCCCGGCGACATGGACGAGCTCTGCGACATTGCCGAGCCGGACGCGTCGGTCGTGACCACCATAGGGGTGGCCCACCTTGAAACCATGGGCTCTCAGGACCGCATCGCGGCGGAGAAGGGCGTGCTCGTGGAGCGGACGGCGCCGGACGGGCCCGCGGTCTTGAACGCGGACGACGAGCGCGTGGCCGCCATGGCCGAGCGCGCTGCCGGCCCGGTCTGGCGGATCTCGACCGAGGGGCACCCCGACGCCGACATCACCGCCGACGACATCCGGTACGACACTGGCGGCACCGCCTTCGACGTGACGGACGACACGGGCACGACGGTAACGTTCGAAACCCAGCTGCTGGGCCGCCACAACGTCCTCAATGTGCTTCTGGCCGTCGCCGTGGGGCGGTCGATGGGGCTTCGGCTCCGTCAAATGGCCCACGCGGTCCGGCGCGTCGAGCCCATCGAGCACCGCCTCCAGCTTCGGAGCCGGGGCGACGTGACGATCATCGACGATGCCTTCAATTCAAACCCCGTTGGGGCCCGGAATGCCGTCGAGATTCTGAGCGAAATGGACGGCGGGAAGCGCGTGATCGTAACGCCGGGGATGGTGGAGCTCGGGGACCGGCAGTGGACGGAAAACAAGGACTTCGGCGTCGTCCTCGCGCAGCACGACCTCGACCTCGTGGTCCTGGTCGGAGAGGAACAAACGGCGCCAATCCAGGCGGGGCTCTCGGAGGGCGGGGCTCCGGCGGAGCGGATCATGGTCGTCGACTCCCTCGCCGAGGCCCAAGAAATTCTCGAACGGAGATTGGGACCGGGCGACGTGGTGCTCTACGAAAACGACCTGCCCGACCAGTACAGCGTGTGA
- a CDS encoding cell wall hydrolase — MNARRVLLGASLGVLLLAPAPAPESEGANAEQAPPDRGVSASAPCAVQRALSREAPSPRLRAAFAPAEGPSSDTVAVAPPLNLEGPTLWLARAIYSETKLPHEQELVAWVVRNRVETAYRGRRTYRAVVLDPYQFSAFNPGAAKRARYLRLQPEAPLPRWRQALWVARYVRHAEGRAYRPFPVETRHFYSERSMRGRAVPYWAERGGFVAPDPGRYAVDERRFRFFKQAS; from the coding sequence ATGAATGCGCGCAGGGTGCTCCTCGGCGCCTCTCTCGGCGTTCTGTTGCTCGCCCCCGCCCCCGCTCCGGAGTCGGAGGGAGCCAACGCCGAGCAGGCACCGCCGGACCGAGGAGTGTCTGCGTCCGCCCCCTGTGCCGTGCAGCGAGCTCTTTCCCGCGAAGCGCCATCCCCCCGTCTGCGCGCCGCGTTCGCCCCGGCAGAGGGGCCGTCCAGCGACACCGTAGCGGTGGCCCCGCCTCTGAATCTGGAGGGGCCGACCCTGTGGCTGGCCCGGGCCATCTATTCGGAGACGAAGCTGCCCCACGAGCAGGAGCTGGTCGCCTGGGTGGTGCGCAACCGCGTGGAGACCGCCTACCGGGGCCGCCGCACCTACCGGGCGGTCGTGCTGGATCCCTACCAGTTTAGCGCCTTCAACCCCGGCGCCGCGAAGCGGGCCCGCTACCTGCGGCTCCAGCCGGAGGCCCCGCTCCCGCGGTGGCGGCAGGCCCTCTGGGTGGCCCGCTACGTGCGGCACGCCGAGGGGCGGGCCTACCGTCCGTTTCCGGTCGAGACGCGGCATTTCTACAGCGAGCGGTCGATGCGGGGGCGGGCGGTGCCCTACTGGGCGGAGCGGGGGGGTTTTGTGGCGCCGGACCCCGGCCGGTACGCGGTCGACGAGCGGCGCTTCCGGTTCTTTAAGCAGGCGTCGTAG
- a CDS encoding VOC family protein, producing the protein MAQIEHAALWTSDLEQAREFYETYFGAEAGTRYRNEKKDFTSYFLSFDSGARLELMHTSDLEEASASEGTELEGYDHLALSVGSEAEVDRRTRTLRRDGYEVVGEPRRTGDGYYESVVLDPDGNRVEITV; encoded by the coding sequence ATGGCTCAGATCGAGCACGCTGCCCTCTGGACCTCCGATCTCGAACAGGCCCGCGAATTCTACGAGACCTATTTCGGTGCCGAAGCGGGAACGAGGTACCGAAACGAGAAGAAGGATTTCACTTCCTACTTTCTGTCGTTCGACTCGGGGGCTCGCCTTGAGCTCATGCACACCTCTGACCTGGAGGAGGCCTCCGCGTCCGAAGGGACCGAACTGGAAGGCTACGACCACCTCGCCCTGTCCGTCGGCTCGGAGGCTGAGGTCGACCGTCGGACGCGTACGTTGCGGCGCGACGGATACGAGGTGGTGGGGGAGCCCCGACGAACCGGGGATGGCTACTACGAGAGTGTCGTTCTCGATCCCGACGGGAACCGCGTGGAGATTACCGTCTAG
- a CDS encoding acetoin utilization protein AcuC, producing the protein MATFLFHDRYLDYHFGPQHPFSPVRQEMTMDLLAALGAPLNPVAPSVATREEVRRVHGEQFVEKVEAASDGTPPPEARAFGLDTGDVPVFENMDAAARGLVGGTLHGARLIGDGDATRVLQFGGGLHHAHRARASGFCVYNDLSVAIHALREQGLRVAYVDVDVHHGDGVQHLHDDDPGVLTVSLHETGRALFPGTGHVEEIGKGAGRGFSLNVPLAPYTEPDSYLDAFEHVVPHALQHFQPDVIVAQCGADAHFNDPLADLLLTTQAYDTIFRRLLALADDHAEGRLLCTLGGGYQLDTVSRIWALLALIVLGGELPDTLPNDYRERWEARLDASLTPTLHDPERTFDVPRQSSIETQNRRTSEQALEQVASHWHYA; encoded by the coding sequence ATGGCCACGTTCCTGTTCCACGACCGCTACCTCGACTACCATTTCGGCCCCCAGCATCCCTTCAGCCCCGTTCGGCAGGAGATGACGATGGACCTTCTGGCGGCGCTCGGGGCGCCCCTCAATCCCGTAGCGCCTTCCGTGGCGACCCGGGAGGAAGTGCGGCGGGTCCACGGCGAGCAGTTCGTGGAGAAGGTGGAGGCCGCGTCGGACGGCACGCCGCCCCCGGAGGCCCGCGCCTTCGGCCTCGACACAGGAGATGTGCCGGTCTTCGAGAACATGGACGCCGCGGCCCGTGGCCTCGTGGGCGGGACGCTCCACGGGGCGCGGCTGATTGGCGACGGGGACGCGACCCGCGTGCTCCAGTTTGGGGGCGGGCTCCATCACGCGCACCGGGCCCGGGCCTCTGGGTTTTGCGTGTACAACGACCTGTCGGTCGCCATCCACGCGCTCCGCGAGCAGGGGCTCCGCGTCGCCTACGTGGATGTGGACGTGCACCACGGGGACGGCGTCCAGCATCTGCACGACGACGATCCTGGGGTGCTCACGGTTAGCCTCCACGAGACGGGCCGCGCCCTCTTCCCAGGTACCGGACACGTCGAAGAGATTGGCAAGGGGGCTGGCCGGGGCTTCTCGCTGAACGTCCCGCTGGCCCCGTACACCGAGCCGGACAGCTACCTGGACGCCTTCGAGCACGTGGTGCCCCACGCCCTCCAGCACTTCCAGCCGGACGTGATCGTCGCGCAGTGCGGGGCCGACGCCCACTTCAACGACCCGCTGGCCGATCTTCTTCTCACGACGCAGGCCTACGACACGATTTTTCGCCGCCTCCTTGCCCTCGCCGACGACCACGCCGAGGGACGCCTGCTCTGCACCCTCGGCGGGGGATACCAGCTCGACACGGTGTCACGAATCTGGGCTCTTCTCGCGCTGATCGTTCTGGGCGGCGAGCTGCCGGACACCCTCCCCAACGACTACCGGGAGCGGTGGGAGGCACGCCTCGACGCTTCCCTGACGCCGACCCTTCACGACCCCGAGCGAACGTTCGACGTGCCCCGCCAGTCCTCCATCGAGACGCAGAACCGACGCACGAGCGAACAGGCCCTGGAACAGGTGGCGTCGCACTGGCACTACGCGTAA
- a CDS encoding serpin family protein produces MPSGLHPPVSALVRRLVAAGLLVFFGLGCDSTGPEDAADAPPPRPLTAAEDQVVDADNAFGLTLLRSTVDTEGTSKNVFLSPISVSMALGMTLNGARGETRSGMKAALEKQDLSPTDINDAYRGLIDLLEGLDPNVEVALANSIWYREGLPVKQAFIDTNRAHFDAEVEALDFADPSASDRINGWVNDQTRGNIEKIVPSQIPSNPVMYLINAIYFNGPWRDQFDPSNTAPEPFHRGDGSTVSVPMMEKTKNVVHPTYQAEQFRAVDIAYGDSLYSMTVLLPHEDASVQSVVDSLDTETWTEMTSGLSPQSLSRLKMPRFTLRYGKTLNDVLKDLGMGVAFTGRANFRGIADLSLAIDKANHKTFLRVDEEGTEASAATSVEIEPISSAPPSFVVDQPFVVAIREHHSGTSLFLGTIMDPTAG; encoded by the coding sequence ATGCCATCCGGTCTCCACCCGCCCGTTTCCGCCCTCGTTCGCCGGCTCGTGGCCGCGGGGCTCCTCGTGTTCTTCGGGCTCGGCTGCGACTCGACCGGCCCGGAGGACGCCGCTGACGCCCCGCCGCCGCGGCCCCTCACGGCGGCGGAGGATCAGGTCGTCGACGCCGACAATGCGTTCGGCCTGACGCTTCTCCGGAGCACCGTGGACACGGAGGGAACGTCCAAAAACGTCTTTCTCTCGCCGATCAGCGTGTCGATGGCCCTCGGGATGACGCTCAACGGGGCGCGTGGAGAGACCCGTTCGGGCATGAAAGCGGCATTGGAAAAGCAGGACCTGTCCCCCACCGACATCAACGACGCCTACCGCGGACTCATCGACCTCCTCGAAGGGCTTGACCCGAACGTGGAGGTGGCCCTTGCCAACTCCATCTGGTACCGCGAGGGCCTCCCAGTGAAGCAGGCCTTCATCGACACGAATCGGGCACACTTCGACGCCGAGGTGGAGGCGCTCGACTTTGCCGACCCGTCCGCGTCCGACCGGATCAACGGGTGGGTAAACGACCAGACGCGCGGGAATATCGAGAAAATCGTCCCCAGCCAGATCCCATCGAACCCCGTGATGTACCTCATCAACGCCATCTATTTCAACGGCCCCTGGCGGGACCAATTCGATCCCTCGAACACCGCGCCCGAGCCTTTCCACCGCGGCGACGGATCGACCGTTTCGGTCCCGATGATGGAGAAGACGAAGAACGTGGTGCATCCCACCTACCAGGCCGAGCAGTTCCGGGCCGTCGACATCGCGTACGGGGACAGCCTCTACAGCATGACGGTCTTGCTGCCCCACGAGGACGCGTCGGTGCAGTCGGTCGTGGACAGCCTCGACACCGAGACGTGGACGGAGATGACCAGCGGACTATCTCCGCAGTCGCTCAGTCGCCTGAAGATGCCGAGGTTCACCCTCCGCTACGGGAAGACGCTCAACGACGTGCTCAAAGACCTCGGGATGGGGGTCGCGTTCACGGGACGAGCCAACTTTCGGGGCATCGCCGACCTGTCTCTCGCAATCGACAAGGCAAATCACAAGACCTTCCTCCGGGTCGACGAGGAGGGCACGGAGGCCAGTGCCGCGACATCGGTCGAGATTGAGCCTATTTCCTCCGCCCCGCCCTCATTCGTCGTGGACCAGCCTTTCGTCGTCGCCATCCGCGAGCACCACTCCGGGACGAGTCTCTTCCTCGGCACCATCATGGATCCGACCGCCGGGTAA
- a CDS encoding acyl-CoA thioesterase, whose protein sequence is MAYTYSHAHRVRYRECDPMGVVYHTHYLDYFEVARTEALRHAGVRYRDLEANGIIMPVVHVEVDYHGPAHYDDPLVVDAHFTQMPTVRVPIDYTVYREGDDDALVTGHTTLCFTDAEAREPVRAPAAVREAFAPLLEE, encoded by the coding sequence ATGGCCTATACGTACTCGCATGCCCACCGCGTCCGGTACCGGGAGTGCGACCCGATGGGGGTGGTCTACCACACGCACTACCTCGATTACTTCGAAGTGGCCCGGACGGAGGCCCTGCGCCACGCTGGGGTCCGCTACCGAGACCTTGAGGCGAACGGCATCATCATGCCGGTCGTGCACGTGGAGGTCGACTACCACGGCCCGGCCCACTACGACGACCCGCTCGTCGTGGACGCGCACTTCACGCAGATGCCCACGGTCCGCGTCCCCATCGACTACACGGTGTATCGGGAGGGAGACGACGACGCGCTTGTCACCGGGCACACTACGCTCTGCTTCACGGACGCGGAGGCGCGCGAGCCCGTTCGCGCCCCGGCCGCGGTGCGGGAGGCCTTCGCCCCGCTTCTCGAGGAATAG